In a genomic window of Variovorax paradoxus:
- a CDS encoding transposase produces MWTRWMVWLSYKALLAKGVVEAGCLTHAQRKFGELHTANKSQIAEAGIRYSPGSTRSSAR; encoded by the coding sequence ATGTGGACACGATGGATGGTGTGGTTAAGCTACAAGGCCCTGCTGGCCAAGGGCGTCGTCGAAGCTGGCTGCCTGACCCATGCGCAGCGCAAGTTCGGCGAGCTGCACACGGCCAATAAGAGTCAGATCGCAGAGGCTGGAATCCGGTACTCGCCCGGCTCTACGAGATCGAGCGCGAGGTGA